aaaaaagtcaatgtcACATCAGCGGCAAGCCAATAATGCTTCGATTACACAGCTTTTATTAAAACAGACTAAGCGCCCACGCTTGTCCCTGCTGAATGTCCTTTTTAGGTGACTTTCCAGATCATTTGAATTCAGCCTTTTATTGGCTGCAACAGCCTGTGTGagtgtaatttaaaaagaagagagagagagcatccaCATTCTCGTCACAAGATACAACTCAAGTACAAGATATTTGGGAGAAAATGAGCAGTGTCCCGCCGCAGAGCTCTGCTCCAATGTCTCCGCTCATCGCCATCCTCTGCAGTCATCTCACGCTTTACATAAATTTTGCACATTTAGCCTAACTGTTCTCCTGTAGCCGGAGTTATAGATATGCCATCAATCAACAGAAACAAGCAATCTAGTCCTGGGGACATCTTTTTTTCCACGTTCACGTCTGCTCATTTGTATTCAGCTGGAGtagatgtgtttttgtggagAACACTGAGGTTATTCGTGGAGGGGAAGCGGGGGGTCAAGCGTCGTGCCTTTCGCGCTCGAGAAATGATGAATTCAGGACGAGAACTGCAAAGAAAGCAGAGGGGGTAGTTTTGCCAACATCTGCTTTGTTGGATTTGAACAAATCGCCCCACTGGAGGAGTTTTAGCGCTCTGTGGCGTCTGAAGGTTAGGACTCGTCCCTCAAGCGACCACACAACCATCTGTCACTCAATCTCTAAAGGAAAACCTTCAAATCTCAGtgtttaactgtaaaaaaacatgtgcattcCCTGTGTCATACCAATAAAAAGAGGTGTACATCTGACGCGGGTCGTCTCGTCTGCCTTATTTTAACAGCGTCTGTCATATTTAGGGATGCTGACAGCACCGCTGCAATCAGTTTTGCTCTGTTGGTCTTCTGACAAGCTGCTTAAATACGACTCAGgagaaaatctaaatataaaaatgccagcaaagaaaaaaaaacccatttatatatacacatattttattccacacaAAGAGCTGCACTTATTACACAAATCTTCAAATAACCttgggattaaaaaaaaaacagttatctGCTCCGTAATACGTCAGCAGACAGGCCTCGTGTGGATTCAGTCTATTCAGATGTGGCATTCAGACGCTGTGTGCGCAGGTGAAACACATTCAGCCCAGTCTTTATTCGGCCTCTTGTTTCTGTGGTCTGATGGGGCCGATGCACGGGGGCCGGTTGGTGAACGGGTGCCACTGGCCCTGGATGCTGGGGTTGTCCGTGTGGAACGGCTTGCGGATGCGGATCACGTCCAGGCCGGACTGATTGGTCAGTTTGGTCAAAAGATCTGAAATCTGCGGAGCCGTTTTGCTCGTGATGATTTCTTCCCTCACGTTGCCGTTTACTTTACgggaaggagacaaaaaaaaaaaaagaggaaatgtgagCGACCTATGTACACAGACTTCTCACCGACAAACCTGACTATTGTGAAATGTCAACAATATGATTCTGGTTGAGACTGTTTAACTAAGTCAGCTGAAACCCCCAGTGGCATTTCATGTCGACGTGAAAAACCTGTGTTATACTGCCTCCTGCAGTATCTAGAAGGGGCAACATATAGAAATACCACTTGTATCataataaaaagagaataacaaatgttttaatgaatgcACCAGGAAAGACAGCACCGATACTGAGAGGATTACACAGAAAAATAGTGCATATTCACACTGTAACGCTTCATTTAACAGGTCCCAGTGTTGAGTTTAATATCCTACAAAACAGGATTAGATGTGACTACAACTTCTTGTGAAATTAAACCATTAACCAGCTctgtaaaagaaacatttatgaaattacaggaaatgtaatataaagaaTTATTCCACAAACATGTCCTATACATCgagggacaaaaacacaaactcctGAGTACTTACAGTATTCTGCAACTATTTTGGGTATCCTGCACGACTGCGGGGACACGTACACGACAGTCGCGGGGTTCTTCTTGGCATAATCCACCACGCCCTCTTCAATGAACTCCCTgaggaagaaggaaaacagTGTTTCATCTTAACCAAGTCTAACCAGTTTGGAGGTACCGTTTTCTGGACACGTTATTCTTCAAATGCAGTGAAATGTtgcactttttattattaacgtACGTTTTcatgacagctttagttacttggCAAGatcaacaaatcaaattaaaaatgtatttaacaaaGCCACAGCTACAAAATTTACAAAAACCTATTATCGTTCAATCTGCTGATAGATGATCAATTTGTTCAACTTGACacttaaaataataacttcaaaaatatatatattttttactgtaactttaATAAGATGCAAAGTTTACTTTTGATCCTTGGAGTACATTAAGTTAGTGACACAAACTGTGTAGAAATCTGGAAGTTTGAAGTATTTTTTACATGCCAGGTGTTTTGGTataacgagcgaccgtgttaactggtgaccgttagcCAAACGGTGGTTGTCGTGGTTACGACAGGTGCTGAACAGGTAGCTGTCCAAAACGAAACGGCAAAAGATGAAACAGGTGTGTCTTTAATTATGAATGAACAGGTGTGTCTTTAATTATAAACGAACTAAAAAAGAAGGTGTTCACGAGGACGGCTGCGTGTCTTTACGTGTTTggtaactacgacaaccaccggtcaccagttaacacggtcgctcttTAAACCGGGACACCGGTACACCGGTACACCTGAAGCTCTGTTTTCCGCGTGgaaaccacagtgtgtgtgtgtgtgtgtgtgtgtgtgtgtgtgtgtgtgtgtgtgtgcgtgtgtgtgtgtgtgtgtttacctgacTCCCAGCGAGCTCTGCGCCTTCCTGGAGAACACGATGGAGATCCGCTTCAGCTGGCTCACGTACCGGCCGACGCCGTTCTGCAGGACGCTCTGAAGGAAGCGGCTCGGCGTCCCCCTGGAGGTCATCGTCTGACCGTTATTCAGCCGTTAGCCGACCGTTAACCGACCGTTAATCAGCCGTTGGACAGAAATAAACCCGCGAAAGGACGTTGGACCGGCAGAGGACGAGCACGGACACAGTGCGGTCTGTCGGTGATGTGTTCCGGAGGGAAACAAATAACGGACACgacggtttaaaaaaaacaacaaaaaaacaaacaaattcaaaagtaaaattaacattaaaatgtttaatttgatttttaaataaaaatatataatatatgcaaacgtttaaagtgttttaaaaataaatgtaacattaaaatgtagCATTAACAGCACGTGCTGTTCGGTATAGGAATGTGTCGatcgtgaacgagccggttcaaagagccggatcttttttttaataagtgaACTGTAaatcaggggtcttcaaccaggggtccgtgacccctagggggtccgcaactttattaacatttaaaaatgcagtTGCAATTATTACCCTTTAgattattaacattaattacTGCAGACCTTTTTATTAACCTTTAATTACATCATGTAGAAACTTACCCAAGATAGTTATTAACACTTATAAGTGCAGACTTGATGGCTTGTTTGCAGACACTCTTTATCAGTGACGTTATTCATTTCTAATtaatttgtattcagtgttatttTAAAGGCCAGAGAGCATTTTTAAGGATTCATCAACTGCTAACGAagagtagatagatagatagatagatagatagactttatttatcccaagctgggaaattacagtgcagcagcagcattacacacagtgacgatagacaacataagaataaaaatataaagaacaaaccaaacataatgaaatatcaaaatagcaatagtaaataaaatatattgcacaaaactatatacagcaaatttacagtgttgatttggtgcaaagtaacTGTACGGTACTGTACGGcaatttttgtcaaaataatttgtgagttaaattaaaaagatatataacaaaaatgatataTGATACTGACATAACATGAGCAGGTGCTatgggaagagagaaaaaaggtgttggctaaaacacagcagtttgttctttgttgttcttgttaCTAGTAGGATAATAAGTGAAATCATAAGTCACAACAgagctaaatttggctgaattatttaaaaggtataagtggtgAAATGAAGATTCGGCTCTTCTTGgtggagtcaaatgatccgactccctaaaaaaaaacgaacttcccatcacaTCCGCCGTGTGTTTCGCACGGACTTGTTTTGATGCCGCACCTTGAAGCCCGCGTTTGGAGCAGCATGGAGGTGAAACGAGGGCAGGTAACAGCTGAATTTAAAGCGTTTGTTCttctattatatttaattaaccTCTAATTAAATGCTCGGGCTCATTTGCACGCACCTCTCTGCGTAAaataacgtgtgtgtgcgtcctcTCTGTGCGCACAGGTCaccctgcagactgtctctgagactttagctctggttcttgtaTCAGGGTCGTGTTTTGTTCCCATCCCATGCCTCATGTTTGCTCCTATTTTGGTGTTGCAGGTGTCCTGAGCAGATAAGTCATGTGGAGGAGCTGGCTGCTGAAGGGCACCACCTGCCTCCTGCAGGTGGCAGCCCCGAGGCTTCTCCACCAGAGACACTTTTCATCCCTCAGTGTGAGACTCAGTGTGAGGCTCCTCCACAGGACTCCATGTGCTCTACATCTTCGGGTTAATGCCCAAAGTTGGAGCAGGGCTTTTAAAAAAGACGCCAAGTCCACTGTGGAGTTCCCCACGAGCCCCATCACGGTCACAGATATCAAACAGTACCTCCGCTCCAAAGAGATCCCCTTCCACGACGGCTACAGCTGCCTCCACATCCCGAGCATCTTCGTCGACCCGTCCACCAGGAGGGACAGCTTCTCCCTGTTCGTCGACAAGACCACCGGGCAGTTCCTGTGCAAAGACACGCAGGTGGAAGGGAGCTGGGAGGATCTGCAGGACTGCCTGGAGGTGATGCAGAGCGGCGAGCAGGACTCCCTCAGCCCGCACGTGCTGCTCGGATATCCGGAGAgcctggaggagcaggaggagagggagagggagctgAGGGAGGTGCAGAGGATCTGGAGCAGCTCGGCGCCCTTCGCTGACCTCCCTGAGGACGAGGTGCAGCTGATCAAAGCCATGTTCCAGGTATTGTTGCATAAACATAAATCCAGTAATTTAAAACTCATGGCTGGAaaccaaagagagaaaaacgaGTTCAGACGTAGCAGGacttaaaaaaagtttcataaaTGCCACATAAATCACAAAGTTGTATAAACGTCTCAAAACAGAATCATAATTTATcgatgtttttgtttcagatcaCGAAGATCTCCAACGTGACGCTCAAGAAGTTCGGCGTGAGGCTCTTCAAGCCGACCCGGAGTCTGGTCTTCCCCTGGTTTGGTGGACCCGACTCCTCCCTGAAGGGGGTGAAGCTCCTCTCCGCCCAAAACACGGACAATGGGAGAGTTATTTACAATGAAGCTACAGTCCCAAAGTCTAATTCTTACCACAACCTGTTCGGCCTCCACCTGGTGGGCCGCATGGACTCGGAGGTGGTGCTGACCGGACACGAGCTGGACGCTCTGGCTGTGAGCCAGGCCGCGGGGCTGCCCAGCGTCGCTCTCCCGCGCGGGGTCAGCTGCCTCCCGCCGATCCTGCTGCCTTACCTGGAGCAGTTCAAGCGCGTGACGCTGTGGCTGGGAGGCGACGTCCTCTCCTGGGAGGCGTCCAAGATCTTCTCGCGCAAGCTGGGTCTGAAGCGCTGCATGCTGGTGCGGCCCGGGGAGTACCGGCCGTGTCCGGCGGAGGCGCTGGCCCAGGGGAAGAACCTCAGCCACGTCCTCAAAACCTCCATCCCAGCGGCCCACAAGTCCATCGTGTCCTTCAAGCAGCTCAGAGAGGACGTGTACGGGGAGCTGATCAACACGGACCAGGTGGCTGGAGTGAAGTGGACGAGGTTTCTGGAGCTCAACAGGATCCTGAAGGGACATCGCAAGGGCGAGCTGACTGTGTTTACAGGTGAGGAAGtgaattttaaacttttatagaactataaaacattaaatctcCGGTTTCTGTCTCTGACAGGTCCCACGGGCAGCGGGAAGACCACCTTCATCAGCGAGTACGCCCTGGACCTCTGCATGCAGGGCGTCAACACGTTATGGGGCAGCTTTGAGATCAACAACGTGCGTCTGGCTAAGATCATGCTGACGCAGTTCGCCAtgcagaggctggaggagaaCCTGGAGCAGTACGACTTCTGGGCGGACAAGTTCGAAGAGCTGCCGCTTTATTTTATGACTTTCCACGGGCAGCAGAACATCAAGTGAGTCTCTCCGGCTCCGGTACAGCCTCCTTTCTGCGAGCGTGGTCTAACCCTCTGACTGTTTTCTACAGGGCGGTGCTGGACACCATGCAACACGCTGTCTACATGTATGATATCAACCATATCGTCATAGACAACCTGCAGTTCATGATGGGGCAGGAAAACCTCTCAGTAGACAAGTGAGTCCGAGTTACAACAAGCAGGAAGATAAACAGACACGGTACTTTTTAAAGTGTGACAGATATGGGAGTAAACGATGTGTCGTGCGCTCCAGGTTTGCAGTCCAGGACCACATCATCGGAGCGTTCAGGAAGTTTGCCACCAACAGCAGCTGCCACGTCACTCTGATCATCCACCCGAGGAAAGAAGAGGACGGCCGAGAGCTACAAATGGCATCCATCTTTGGTTCGGCAAAGGTAAGACAGAGGAACGAGTCTGCAAACCGTTATGTTTCTGTTTCGTCTCCGTTATCACTCACAACGTGTCAAATGAAACGACGTCCTCCAGGCCAGCCAAGAAGCCGACAACGTCGTCatcctgcaggagaagaagctgGTGACGGCTCCCGGCCGCAGGTCCCTCCAGGTGACCAAGAACCGCTTCGACGGAGACGTGGGCATCTTCCCTCTGGACTTCATCAAGTCTTCGCTCACTTTCTCGAGTCCCGTCAAGGGCAAGCTCAAGCTGAAGAAGGTCCCGCCCAAAGCAGgaaacgaggaggaggaggtggaggcggcGGTGAAGAAGGCAGAggttaaaaaagagagagcgacCAAGACGACCAAGACGACAAAGACTCCAAATACCAAGACTCCTGCAGCTGGAGGTGAAAGCACGAAGAAGTCACAATGATGAGGTCAGAAAGACGCCTCACGGAAGATATTAGACAGTTTTATGTCCACGTTAACTACGTCGCAGCAATATATGAAGTAACAGAGCTGACTGTAACTCACAATAACACAAAGTTAATTTCAGATTCATTTCATTATAGAACCAAGTATGGAAAGTGTGAGCCCACGTGAAGCTCCGACTGAATTCTCCgttaaaagtgttaaaatactttttccAAAAACTACTGTGAAACCGTGAACGACTGTCACGGTGAAACACTATCACACTGTACGTCAGCGGTGTGCTCTCTACTGACCTTTTATACAAACGATGagttatttcttcttctttttttaaataaaactcaaaactaaagcttttcttcatttgttttattcaagttttctgcagaaatacaaaacacaacacataataGAGACACGGTTATAcaattatacatatatacacatgaaTCTGAAGCACGCCGTCCCCAAAATCAGTCATTAGTCCACAGTTGTCACCCAGATTAACTCCGTCCATCATCCgagtgtctttgttttttccagagTCAGAACATCAGAGAGGTTTGTGGCAaccgataatgtaataaatgattAGTATAATAAAATCCTAATCATGCATGAACAGGACTGCATTTCTTGGaaagattaaaacattaatttgcagtttttgtgcagtCTGCTCATTAGAAACAGGTTTAGTGGTCGTCATATTCATTCGTCactatgcagcactctctcCTTAATTATGGCTGTAAGAACCAATTTAAGAAATATTTGTTGTacaaagtttttatttagaatattgttacttattacattattagcATATTATCATGTTATTGgcttcattacatttaaaagtatTACATTATCGGTTGCTCAAAGGTTTCTCCCCCCTCACTCACTTCATGATGACTTTCCTTGGCAGCGTTAGAGAAGCGGTTCCATGCACGAACGTGGATTATCTGACACCCGTTGACTTGCTGCTGTACGGATGTTTGCACGTTAACTGCATTCTCTCAAGCAGTACTTAGTCCTTATCACTGCAGTACCAACATGAGTTTTACATGTGACGGATTCAGCTTTCTGTCTGTGGTCAGCAGGGGGCAGTGCGTGCTCACAGATACACTAAACAGCTCTCTGCAGAGGTGAGTTCACCTTTTTTCAGGCCTCACTTGTGactattttaaaacaaaaacatgatcagAAAATATTCCTCTCACCAACCAGTAGAACAGCTCAGGCAGACTTTATCCAGCTGTGGTCAGTTCACACATGATCACACCTAATGAGAAGATTATCTGTTGAACTGAACTGGTTCAAGAGCCAGAGATGATCTGGTTTAAAAGGAGTGTTCATGATCCACACATTAACTTCCCTCGTTAATGTTTCCAATTTGGAGCTTTTGAACTGGTCATTTTTACTAACTCGCTGTCACcaaatagttttaatttaaaaatgtgtaataatttGATTCCTCCGTGTACCACCAGAGGTGCAGAACATGCAGAATGCACATTTAGGTGTTTATTTGAGCTTTTTCTCCTAAATTCATCAAAAGTTAGCATTAATTACTGCTTCATTTacatattcaaacataaaatatatattttgtaacatgaaaacatctgtcttGATTTAAGTAGATTTAAGTTTGATGTCTTGTTAACCTTCAGTGTCTCCTTCTGAAGCAGTTGTGTGCgatttctaaataaatataagtcaTGCATATTAACAAGAAAATGGTTAATTAGGTCGTGTCAGCTTGCACATTATGTCGAGAAGGTTTTTCATGCACCTGCTTaacgctttctttcttttcagcgTCAGACTGAAGCGTCCCCAGTGTCACATTACACGATCCATTATTTAGACTGGGTGACTTTtaataaatgcaaatgtgtttcaaaacatcttcatatgaatatttcataGGTCAAGGCGTCTGCCCTGCCTGCACTGGTGTGGAGttacatgcagcagcagcagcagcagcagagagttaAAGCTGCAGGATGTATTGATGGTTTCGAGCGGAGTACTTCATCACAGTCACCGCGAAAGCCAAAATTAATTTCAGATTTATGATATAAAAGAGGGAACGGTTCAGTGTGGGGGGAATATGAAAGTGCCTGCGTGTTTGATAGCACGGCCTTTGATGATTTTCAACTTTGGCATCCACGCGGTGAATTTCTTCTCACCCTGGGAGTCACACTCATTAAATGATTAAGGATCTTTGCACTTTGAGAAGCTCATTAAGACATTAAGACTCCTGTCAAACCAAAGACTGTCGTACACACTTATATGTTGGCTTTTTATCGTTGCATTTTCAATTACCaacatatgtatatacagtatgtattccaaaaactgcagttctgagtgagtcagtctccataagtccccatgttaaaaacttcacagcagaaataaacatgtttacagcctggtacaaaaaacagttttggtctctgtagctaatttccccattcatgacaactgtactgagggtgaatttatatacaactcacctgttcacattatattgaggcttaaagttatgcaggattaacagcgtggacgctttgattgacaggttacaCGTGGGTTGTTTGAGGCTTCATTTAGTCCACCTGACTTTTATTAGCCCGGGAGGCGACAAAGGCAGGACCGCCACCAGACTGAGCTTCGACACAGCCGTTGCGGTTACACACTTGGTCACTTTTGCACTTACACACCCTAAGATCTATATAAAAGGACTTGTTCTATCGTTGTTTGCCTCTGTCCAGAGTTCACAGACAATGcgtcctctctgtctgcctctgagaTCTCAGCTGGCTCCGTCTCTGACAGACCAGTTCCAGGGAAGCTGCTGGCTCCAGACTCACTTTACAGATGGTATGTGGACTCCTGAGCTCCTCGGATAACCGaagctgtaaaatgttattGTAAGCTGTGGGAAAtaattcctgtgtgtgtgtgtgtgtttgatgaacGTGAATCACTCTAGATGAGACGACAGTTCCTGGACAGATGTGGTGACGGCCAGGCTTTCGTTCGAATGTTGTCCCTGTGAACGTTTCACCGCTGTGCGAGTACATATTGCTTTCCATAATGACTCCAGGCTGTGCTCTGGTCTGATCCGGGGTGTCCTCTTGGCTGCGTGGGTGTGGGATATAACTGCTGAGGCCTCTGAATGaggctctttgtgttttgagGCATTACTACACCCAGATGATGACAGCTCTGTCGCCTGCCAGCTCCTCAAAgtcaggaaaaacacacaaaacctgaAGCAAATGTGTGTGAGGCACATGCAGAACCTGTAGCTGTCATGCTTCAGAGCATTTCAGAGCTTTTAAAGATAACAGCTCgacttttctgcttcttttcacaGAAGCAAACAGGTGGTGAAAACATACAACAAGAAATCTCTGCGTATATCAGAGCGCGGTGCTGTGTGCATGCCTCTTTGTTTTGAATGGCCTGTGCTGAACCCGGCTTTGCATGCCTATTCAAATAGCTGCCATCTGGATCGAGGAGGAGATGAAACAAAGTTGAGTTAATCGTGAAGGAAACAAATTGCGGAGAGACCAAACGAATTCCTACTCCATCAGAACCTGCTATAGGATATGAGAGGATGTGAATCAAATGAGCCTAAGAAAAGATGTTTCAGCTGCAGATAAACCCTTTCTCTCGACCTAAAAATCCACTGAAAACACTTGCACTGTTTTAGAAACACATCTACTCCGTGAACCCACTCCACAAACGAGGAGAAATCCATTGGATACATGACATGCATGCACAGCTCTCCGCCCCATTAGCTGCCCTTCATTAAGCCGACTATTATTTGACGGAGTCTGGAGGTAATTCCAGGACCTTCAATCAGAGTTAATCAGCCGAGGACTTTGGCACAAGGAGCAGGACTTTGCTCAACATCCAAGAAATCCGGGATCGTATTcagagtgtgttttttcttgggCATGGTGACAAGACAGTTTTGTGTTAATTAGAGCAAGGACGCTTCGCCGTTTCACAGTaacaataaagatatttttggtttAACTGGAGAGAATGGTTTGCCAAGAGTTGAGATAAGAAGACAGATGCAGCAACTGATGAGCAGCTCGTGCAACCGTGTAACAAAATGTGTCCAACAGCACCTCGAAACCTCAGTGATTAACACGTTATGTTGATTTTGTAGTGTATAGGTTTACAGGTGGTTTATGTGGGACTGTTTCTACCTATCTGCAGGCTGTATAGGTATGAGAGTGGTATTCATCTTGTTTTTGCATGCACCTATTGGTGGATTacggaagtgtgtgtgcagaataaTTCTGTTTGATCGAGAAAGACTGGAAGCATTCATATCCTCTTCTTTATTACAAGACATTCACAGATCACCAGTGGCgtggttgaaagctctggaGCGAGCGATACAGTCCACGGCACCACGGCATCAGGACATGTTTTGTCAAATCCATCGTCTTTGTTTGAGCATTCTCGATGAACCAGTTGGAGTGAGCGGTTAAAACAGCGTCTTGGTGCTTTTATCTTtgagattttaaatgttttctgagaCGTGTCgctcgtttttttttcacattctgttTGATATAGACCCTCAAATTTAGCAGCTTAAAGAGGGAGTGAGAACATAATTTGACCCAGACTGACATTAAAATAGAAAGTGTGACAGAACATGCTGGGAGAACATTGAGAGCGTGGAGGGGTACAGTGAGTATGTAGAGCAAGTTCATCAGTACACTGTGTCTGTCACATTacagtttctcctttttttttgaagcAAGCACAGTAACTTTTCTTATCCTTCAAAGTGAGGAAACTGTGACCCAGTATTTCTACCGGGATCTTTGCACTGGATACAATGAGTCTCCTGACAATGAGTGTGAAATAACACCATTCCCATCGTAGCAACACAAAGTAGCTGCCTTGTTTCTGTGCGTACGTGCAGCCGGAGCATGCCGAGGACACATTTCGCTTGCAGACAGACCGGAGGCTGTTTCGGATTCAAAGCTGATTCAAGATGCCCCACAACCACCAGCATCCCTGTTAATGTCAGGACATGGGaaggaggtgggaggggggtTACTCTGCCTCACTTACTCACGTGCACTCTGCACGTTTGACCCACATTACCCAACAGTATGCCTGCCTCTGTGTATATTAATAACCCTCTGTGCTCCCAGACCGACGAAAGGCTCATGTTTCAGCTCATTATGTGAAACTTAAAGGctacatttttcttattgtttcagCGAATCCCACGGAAAGACCACAACGCCGAAGCCAACGGccctgatttattttattctcatgCACTTGGTGACATTTCCCTTCACCAagaacgaacacacacactttggatGGAGTAaaatgctgtaaatactcactagTGCAGCAAATGTGCTAAAAATAGATCCAAACAAATGCAAT
The nucleotide sequence above comes from Larimichthys crocea isolate SSNF chromosome XVI, L_crocea_2.0, whole genome shotgun sequence. Encoded proteins:
- the mrpl43 gene encoding large ribosomal subunit protein mL43 — protein: MTSRGTPSRFLQSVLQNGVGRYVSQLKRISIVFSRKAQSSLGVREFIEEGVVDYAKKNPATVVYVSPQSCRIPKIVAEYLNGNVREEIITSKTAPQISDLLTKLTNQSGLDVIRIRKPFHTDNPSIQGQWHPFTNRPPCIGPIRPQKQEAE
- the twnk gene encoding twinkle mtDNA helicase, whose protein sequence is MWRSWLLKGTTCLLQVAAPRLLHQRHFSSLSVRLSVRLLHRTPCALHLRVNAQSWSRAFKKDAKSTVEFPTSPITVTDIKQYLRSKEIPFHDGYSCLHIPSIFVDPSTRRDSFSLFVDKTTGQFLCKDTQVEGSWEDLQDCLEVMQSGEQDSLSPHVLLGYPESLEEQEERERELREVQRIWSSSAPFADLPEDEVQLIKAMFQITKISNVTLKKFGVRLFKPTRSLVFPWFGGPDSSLKGVKLLSAQNTDNGRVIYNEATVPKSNSYHNLFGLHLVGRMDSEVVLTGHELDALAVSQAAGLPSVALPRGVSCLPPILLPYLEQFKRVTLWLGGDVLSWEASKIFSRKLGLKRCMLVRPGEYRPCPAEALAQGKNLSHVLKTSIPAAHKSIVSFKQLREDVYGELINTDQVAGVKWTRFLELNRILKGHRKGELTVFTGPTGSGKTTFISEYALDLCMQGVNTLWGSFEINNVRLAKIMLTQFAMQRLEENLEQYDFWADKFEELPLYFMTFHGQQNIKAVLDTMQHAVYMYDINHIVIDNLQFMMGQENLSVDKFAVQDHIIGAFRKFATNSSCHVTLIIHPRKEEDGRELQMASIFGSAKASQEADNVVILQEKKLVTAPGRRSLQVTKNRFDGDVGIFPLDFIKSSLTFSSPVKGKLKLKKVPPKAGNEEEEVEAAVKKAEVKKERATKTTKTTKTPNTKTPAAGGESTKKSQ